Proteins encoded together in one Planctomyces sp. SH-PL14 window:
- a CDS encoding AtpZ/AtpI family protein produces the protein MYQPKEPDDNQIAQQAKATATAIEWVSRILAIVAVMVLPGLGGTWLDSRFGTQVFTLAGFALGLTIGIVALLAVVKAPPTKIPSNKTPRPPSS, from the coding sequence GTGTATCAGCCCAAGGAACCCGACGACAACCAGATTGCCCAGCAGGCGAAAGCCACCGCCACGGCAATCGAGTGGGTCTCTCGGATCTTGGCGATCGTGGCCGTGATGGTGCTTCCCGGGCTGGGAGGAACCTGGCTGGACAGCCGGTTCGGAACGCAGGTGTTCACCCTGGCGGGTTTCGCCCTCGGGCTGACGATTGGAATCGTCGCCCTGCTGGCGGTCGTCAAAGCGCCGCCGACCAAGATCCCGTCCAACAAGACACCCCGGCCGCCGAGTTCGTAA
- a CDS encoding carbon-nitrogen hydrolase, with translation MAGQSRKVRVGLVQTHATKDVADNRARTVALVDKAAKQGAQIISTQELFCSEYFCQSEDYACFELAETIPGPSTEAFSKVAKDNGVVVIASLFEQRAAGLYHNTAAVFDTDGSLMGLYRKMHIPDDPLFYEKFYFTPGDLGFKVFPTKFGKVGVLICWDQWYPEGARLTALAGAEILFYPTAIGWHPTEKAEQGAGQHSSWETIQRSHAIANGVYVASVNRIGHEGAKDGGLEFWGQSFVCDPQGVILKKASVDKEEILITECDLGRLDYQRTHWPFLRDRRIDAYGDITKRYLG, from the coding sequence ATGGCAGGTCAGTCTCGGAAGGTGCGGGTCGGTCTCGTGCAGACGCATGCGACGAAGGACGTGGCGGACAACCGCGCGCGGACCGTCGCTCTCGTCGACAAGGCGGCCAAGCAGGGGGCCCAGATCATCAGCACGCAGGAGCTGTTCTGCTCCGAATACTTCTGCCAGTCCGAAGACTACGCCTGCTTCGAACTCGCCGAGACGATCCCCGGGCCGTCGACCGAGGCGTTCTCGAAGGTCGCGAAAGACAACGGAGTCGTCGTCATCGCGTCGCTGTTCGAGCAGCGGGCGGCGGGGCTGTACCACAACACGGCTGCGGTGTTCGACACCGACGGGAGCCTGATGGGGCTCTACCGGAAGATGCACATTCCGGACGACCCGCTCTTCTATGAAAAATTCTACTTCACGCCCGGTGACCTCGGCTTCAAGGTCTTTCCGACGAAGTTCGGCAAGGTCGGCGTCCTGATCTGCTGGGATCAGTGGTATCCGGAAGGGGCCCGGCTCACCGCGCTCGCCGGAGCGGAGATCCTCTTCTACCCGACGGCCATCGGCTGGCATCCGACCGAGAAGGCGGAGCAGGGGGCGGGGCAGCACAGCTCGTGGGAGACGATCCAGCGGAGCCACGCCATCGCCAACGGCGTCTATGTCGCCTCAGTCAACCGGATCGGTCACGAGGGAGCGAAGGATGGCGGGCTCGAGTTCTGGGGGCAGAGCTTTGTCTGCGACCCGCAGGGGGTGATTCTCAAGAAGGCGAGCGTCGACAAGGAAGAGATCCTGATCACCGAATGCGACCTGGGCCGGCTCGACTACCAGCGGACCCACTGGCCGTTCCTCCGCGATCGCCGGATCGACGCCTACGGCGACATCACGAAGCGGTACCTGGGATAG
- a CDS encoding DUF1553 domain-containing protein codes for MRLWFVIPAILLSLTTQPGQAAPPIDFNRDIRPLLSNNCFFCHGPDPAERKGGVDGLRLDTFEGATTDLGSGHVAISPGKPDTSALLERITTDDPDLQMPPKGKGKRLTPAEVELVREWIRQGAKYAKHWSYELPIRPPVPAVKNTAWPRNDVDRFLLACLEKEGLSPAPEADRASLIRRASLDLIGLPPTPEEVDAFVQDTRPDAYEQMIDALLSKDTYGEHWARLWLDLARYADSAGYADDPSRTIWAYRDWVIQAYNGNMPFDQFTVEQIAGDLLPSPTRSQLVATAFHRNTLTNNEGGTNDEEFRNVAIVDRVNTTMAVWMGTTIACAQCHTHKYDPLSQEEFFRLFAIFNNTDDADRRDESPLVELWSDEQLRRKEDWTKQIATLEQKLKTATPELSAAQAEWERSLPREVAWRNRTPSRFESKAGLTAAIREDGTVRVEKEAATDTYTVELPIVTAETVTALRLETQPGAGLPGQGAGFGGGNFVVTRVGMSVVPPTGTQVAGRFVRIEIPGPQKILSLAEVQVLRGTDNLASRGEASQSTTDYNGPAKLAIDGNPDGDYAQGSVTHTAISDDPWWELDLKGTEAIDSIVLWNRTGGVENRLSNFRLTLLDDQRKPVWQEEVAEAPMPSRTSSLSGARGIRFTTALADYAQKDFPAAGVLDAPAEKGNKNAKRPEQNGWAVGGAIDQPHQLTLIPESPVELPAGGRLVVMIEQSSPHPNHLLGQFRLATTTEPKISEFARVPSKILEIVGLPADQRTAEQSTAIQEFFLSTTPLLQPTHDQLALVRKQLADAKPETTVPVMKELAKETRRVTRLQHRGNFLDLGQEVHEGIPAVFATGTPSTPMSRLDLAKWLISDTNPMTARILVNRYWEQLFGIGIVRTSEEFGSQGELPYHPELLDWLATEIVRERWDAKALLRLLVTSSAYRQSSRVSPELYERDPDNRLVARGPRFRLPAETIRDQALFVSGLLSPKMYGPPTKPPQPSTGLNAAFGAGIDWQTSTGDDKFRRGLYTTWRRSNPYPSMTTFDAPNREVCTISRSRTNTPLQALVTLNDPVFIEASQALARRMAAHGATPAEHLELGFRLCASRSPSATESARLIALYEQLKTEFDAAPEKAKAVATKPLGDLPAGLAPPEAAAWTVVANVLLNLDEVLMKR; via the coding sequence ATGCGGTTGTGGTTCGTCATCCCGGCAATCCTCCTCTCCCTCACCACCCAGCCTGGGCAGGCCGCCCCTCCCATCGACTTCAACCGGGACATCCGCCCCCTCCTCTCCAATAACTGCTTCTTCTGCCACGGCCCCGACCCCGCCGAACGCAAAGGGGGCGTCGACGGCCTCCGCCTCGACACCTTCGAGGGCGCCACCACCGACCTCGGCTCCGGCCACGTCGCGATTTCACCCGGCAAACCCGACACCAGCGCCCTCCTCGAACGCATCACCACCGATGACCCCGACCTCCAGATGCCCCCCAAGGGCAAAGGCAAACGCCTCACCCCCGCCGAAGTCGAACTCGTCCGCGAATGGATCCGCCAAGGAGCCAAATACGCCAAACACTGGTCCTACGAACTCCCCATCCGCCCCCCCGTCCCCGCAGTGAAGAACACAGCGTGGCCCCGGAACGACGTCGACCGCTTCCTCCTCGCCTGCCTCGAAAAAGAAGGCCTCTCCCCCGCCCCCGAAGCGGACCGCGCCTCGCTCATCCGCCGCGCCAGCCTAGACCTCATCGGCCTCCCACCCACCCCCGAAGAAGTCGACGCCTTCGTCCAGGACACCCGCCCCGACGCCTACGAACAGATGATCGACGCCCTCCTGAGCAAGGACACGTACGGCGAACACTGGGCGCGACTGTGGCTGGACCTCGCCCGCTACGCCGATAGCGCCGGCTACGCCGATGACCCTTCCCGCACGATCTGGGCGTACCGCGACTGGGTCATCCAGGCCTACAACGGAAACATGCCGTTCGACCAGTTCACAGTCGAACAGATCGCCGGCGACCTCCTCCCCAGCCCCACCCGCTCCCAGCTCGTCGCCACGGCGTTCCACCGCAACACCCTGACCAACAACGAAGGGGGCACGAACGACGAGGAGTTCCGGAACGTCGCCATCGTCGACCGCGTCAACACCACGATGGCGGTCTGGATGGGAACGACGATCGCCTGCGCCCAGTGCCACACGCACAAGTACGACCCGCTCTCCCAGGAGGAATTCTTCCGCCTGTTCGCGATCTTCAACAACACGGACGACGCCGACCGCCGCGACGAATCCCCCCTCGTCGAGCTCTGGTCCGACGAACAGCTCCGCCGCAAGGAAGACTGGACCAAGCAGATCGCCACCCTGGAACAGAAGCTCAAAACCGCGACTCCCGAACTCTCCGCCGCCCAGGCCGAATGGGAACGATCCCTCCCCCGCGAAGTCGCTTGGCGGAACCGGACGCCGAGCCGCTTTGAATCGAAGGCGGGTCTGACGGCGGCCATCCGCGAAGACGGCACCGTGCGGGTCGAGAAGGAGGCGGCGACCGACACCTACACCGTCGAACTTCCCATCGTGACGGCCGAGACCGTGACGGCACTCCGTCTCGAAACGCAGCCCGGCGCCGGCCTCCCCGGCCAGGGGGCGGGATTCGGCGGAGGAAACTTCGTCGTGACCCGCGTCGGGATGAGCGTCGTCCCGCCGACGGGGACGCAGGTCGCCGGGCGGTTCGTGCGGATCGAGATCCCCGGTCCGCAGAAGATCCTCTCGCTGGCCGAGGTCCAGGTCCTCCGCGGGACGGACAACCTCGCCAGCCGCGGCGAGGCGTCCCAGAGCACGACCGACTACAACGGCCCAGCCAAGCTGGCCATCGACGGGAACCCGGACGGCGACTACGCCCAGGGCTCGGTGACCCACACCGCGATCTCCGACGATCCGTGGTGGGAGCTCGACCTCAAGGGGACCGAGGCGATCGACTCGATCGTCCTCTGGAACCGGACGGGCGGCGTCGAGAACCGGCTCTCGAACTTCCGCCTCACGCTCCTTGATGACCAGCGGAAGCCGGTATGGCAGGAAGAGGTCGCCGAAGCCCCGATGCCGAGCCGGACGTCTTCGCTGAGCGGAGCCCGCGGCATCCGCTTCACGACCGCCCTGGCCGACTACGCCCAGAAGGACTTCCCCGCCGCAGGTGTCCTCGACGCTCCCGCCGAAAAAGGAAATAAGAACGCAAAGCGTCCGGAACAGAATGGATGGGCCGTCGGCGGAGCGATCGATCAGCCGCATCAGCTGACGCTCATCCCCGAGTCCCCCGTCGAGCTCCCGGCCGGCGGCCGGCTGGTCGTCATGATCGAGCAGTCCTCCCCGCACCCCAATCACCTCCTCGGCCAGTTCCGCCTCGCGACGACGACCGAGCCCAAGATCTCCGAGTTCGCCCGCGTCCCCTCGAAAATCCTCGAGATCGTCGGTCTCCCGGCCGACCAGCGGACCGCCGAACAGTCGACCGCCATTCAAGAGTTCTTCCTGTCGACAACGCCCCTGCTCCAACCGACCCACGACCAGCTGGCTCTCGTCCGGAAGCAACTCGCCGACGCCAAGCCCGAGACAACGGTCCCGGTGATGAAGGAGCTCGCCAAGGAGACCCGCCGTGTCACCCGGCTCCAGCATCGCGGAAACTTCCTGGACCTCGGCCAGGAGGTTCATGAAGGGATCCCGGCCGTCTTTGCGACCGGCACCCCATCGACCCCGATGAGCCGGCTCGATCTTGCGAAGTGGCTCATCAGCGATACGAATCCCATGACGGCCCGCATCCTCGTCAATCGCTACTGGGAGCAGCTCTTCGGCATCGGGATCGTCCGGACGAGCGAAGAGTTCGGCTCCCAGGGAGAGCTCCCCTATCACCCGGAGTTGCTCGACTGGCTCGCCACGGAGATCGTCCGGGAACGGTGGGACGCCAAGGCTCTGCTGCGGCTCCTCGTCACCTCGTCCGCCTATCGCCAGTCGTCGCGCGTTTCTCCCGAACTCTACGAGCGCGACCCGGACAACCGCCTCGTCGCCCGCGGCCCCCGCTTCCGGCTTCCGGCCGAGACGATCCGCGACCAGGCCCTGTTCGTCTCCGGACTCCTCAGCCCCAAGATGTACGGCCCGCCGACCAAGCCGCCGCAGCCGTCGACGGGACTCAACGCGGCCTTCGGCGCCGGGATCGACTGGCAGACCAGCACCGGCGACGACAAGTTCCGCCGCGGCCTCTACACGACCTGGCGGCGGTCGAACCCGTACCCGTCGATGACGACCTTCGACGCCCCCAACCGCGAGGTCTGCACGATCAGCCGCTCGCGGACCAATACTCCGCTCCAGGCGCTCGTCACTCTGAACGACCCGGTCTTCATCGAAGCCTCCCAGGCCCTGGCCCGCCGGATGGCCGCACACGGTGCGACGCCGGCGGAGCACCTGGAACTGGGCTTCCGACTGTGCGCGAGCCGCAGCCCTTCGGCGACCGAATCGGCTCGACTCATCGCCCTCTACGAGCAGCTCAAGACGGAGTTCGACGCCGCTCCGGAGAAGGCCAAGGCGGTCGCCACGAAGCCCCTCGGCGACCTGCCGGCCGGCCTCGCCCCGCCCGAAGCGGCGGCGTGGACGGTCGTTGCCAACGTCCTTCTCAATCTCGACGAAGTCCTGATGAAGCGGTAG
- a CDS encoding phytoene desaturase family protein, with protein sequence MRYHTLIIGAGMSGLAAGIRLAYYEKPVCILERHTTIGGLNSFYRLRGRNYDVGLHAVTNYAPPGTRTGPLAKLLKQLRLRWDDFSLKPQCGSAVVFPGRRLNFTNDFPAFVDEVAAVFPQQADRFRRLVETINAFDELDLSQEPVSARKVLQEHLSDPVLIDMLFCPLMFYGSAIPHDMDFSQFVIMFKSIFQQGFGRPLDGVRQILKVLTRHFKELGGELKLRHGVREIKVENGRAVGVILDDGREIEADNVLSSAGAAETVDLLPGTNRETVPRPAEGELSFNETIFVLDKQPADLGHRETIIFYNDSERFTYAVPDEPCDVRSLIVCSPNNFRYEEGPGSGDEGLGTAEAKPPLEDGIVRITALANPAYWFSLPDEEYARQKAAWGDRMVESALRFMPDFRPHVVDTDIFTPKTIKRFTGHARGAVYGAPRKILTGETPVENLFLCGTDQGFLGIIGSMLSGITIANNQLLRDPPA encoded by the coding sequence TTGCGTTACCACACCCTCATCATCGGCGCCGGTATGTCCGGGTTGGCGGCTGGAATCCGGCTCGCCTACTACGAGAAACCGGTTTGCATCCTCGAGCGCCACACCACCATCGGCGGCCTGAACTCGTTCTACCGCCTCCGCGGGCGAAACTACGACGTCGGCCTGCACGCCGTCACGAACTACGCCCCGCCCGGGACCCGGACCGGCCCGCTCGCCAAGCTCCTCAAACAGCTCCGGCTCCGCTGGGACGATTTTTCGCTCAAACCGCAGTGCGGATCGGCGGTCGTCTTCCCCGGCCGGCGGCTCAATTTCACCAACGATTTCCCGGCCTTTGTCGATGAAGTCGCGGCGGTCTTCCCGCAGCAGGCGGACCGCTTCCGCCGCCTCGTCGAGACGATCAACGCCTTCGACGAGCTGGACCTGTCGCAGGAGCCGGTCTCGGCCCGCAAGGTCCTTCAGGAGCACCTGAGCGATCCGGTCCTGATCGACATGCTCTTCTGCCCGCTGATGTTCTACGGGTCGGCAATCCCGCACGACATGGACTTCAGCCAGTTCGTCATCATGTTCAAGAGCATTTTCCAGCAGGGGTTCGGCCGGCCGCTCGACGGCGTCCGGCAGATCCTCAAGGTGCTGACCCGGCACTTCAAAGAGCTGGGGGGCGAGCTGAAGCTCCGCCACGGCGTGCGGGAGATCAAGGTCGAAAACGGCAGGGCGGTCGGCGTGATCCTCGACGACGGCCGGGAGATCGAGGCGGACAACGTCCTCTCCTCCGCCGGGGCCGCCGAAACGGTCGACCTCCTGCCGGGAACGAACCGGGAAACGGTCCCCCGCCCCGCCGAGGGGGAACTGTCGTTCAACGAGACGATCTTTGTCCTCGACAAGCAGCCGGCGGACCTCGGCCACCGCGAAACGATCATTTTCTACAACGACTCCGAGCGGTTCACCTACGCCGTTCCGGACGAGCCGTGCGATGTCCGGAGCCTGATCGTCTGCTCGCCGAACAATTTTCGATACGAGGAAGGACCAGGGTCTGGGGACGAGGGACTAGGGACGGCGGAGGCAAAGCCACCCTTGGAAGACGGGATCGTCCGGATCACCGCTCTGGCGAACCCGGCCTACTGGTTTTCCCTCCCGGACGAGGAATACGCCCGGCAAAAAGCGGCCTGGGGGGACCGGATGGTCGAGTCCGCCCTGCGGTTCATGCCCGACTTCCGCCCGCACGTCGTCGACACGGACATTTTCACCCCCAAGACCATCAAGCGGTTCACCGGCCACGCCCGCGGGGCGGTCTACGGCGCGCCGCGAAAGATCCTCACAGGGGAGACGCCCGTCGAAAACCTGTTCCTGTGCGGCACCGACCAGGGATTCCTCGGGATCATCGGCTCGATGCTTTCGGGAATCACGATCGCGAACAATCAGTTGCTTCGTGATCCGCCCGCGTGA
- the smpB gene encoding SsrA-binding protein SmpB, whose protein sequence is MAAKDKGDDKKNTDRVVCRNRRARHDYEILDEIECGIVLMGSEVKSIRNGKVTIDEAFGRVENEELWLFGADIAEYPQASYMNHVRKRQRKLLVKKRDLRKFAETAEQRGFTLIALDVHFTRGIVKVTLAVGKGRKEHDKRDKLKKNEAGRQIREAVRKRG, encoded by the coding sequence ATGGCAGCCAAGGACAAAGGCGACGACAAGAAGAACACCGACCGGGTCGTGTGCCGGAACCGCCGCGCGCGGCACGACTACGAGATCTTGGACGAGATCGAGTGCGGGATCGTCCTCATGGGGAGCGAGGTCAAGAGCATCCGCAACGGCAAGGTGACGATCGACGAGGCCTTCGGCCGGGTCGAAAACGAGGAACTGTGGCTGTTTGGCGCCGACATCGCGGAGTACCCGCAGGCGTCGTACATGAACCATGTCCGGAAGCGGCAGCGGAAACTCCTCGTCAAGAAGCGCGACCTGCGGAAGTTCGCCGAGACCGCCGAGCAGCGGGGGTTTACGCTGATCGCCCTCGACGTCCATTTCACGCGGGGAATCGTGAAGGTGACGCTGGCGGTCGGCAAGGGACGGAAAGAGCACGACAAGCGGGACAAACTGAAGAAGAACGAGGCGGGCCGGCAGATCCGCGAGGCCGTACGAAAACGCGGTTAG